One Nomascus leucogenys isolate Asia chromosome 22a, Asia_NLE_v1, whole genome shotgun sequence DNA segment encodes these proteins:
- the ATP5MC3 gene encoding ATP synthase F(0) complex subunit C3, mitochondrial, which translates to MFACAKLACTPSLIRAGSRVAYRPISASVLSRPEASRTGEGSTVFNGAQNGVSQLIQREFQTSAISRDIDTAAKFIGAGAATVGVAGSGAGIGTVFGSLIIGYARNPSLKQQLFSYAILGFALSEAMGLFCLMVAFLILFAM; encoded by the exons ATGTTCGCCTGCGCCAAGCTCGCCTGCACCCCCTCTCTG aTCCGAGCTGGATCCAGAGTTGCATACAGACCAATTTCTGCATCAGTGTTATCTCGACCAGAGGCTAGTAGGACTGGAGAG ggCTCTACGGTATTTAATGGGGCCCAGAATGGTGTGTCTCAGCTAATCCaaagggagtttcagaccagtgcAATCAGCAGAGACATTGATACTGCTGCCAAATTTATTGGTGCAGGTGCCGCAACAGTAGGAGTGGCTGGTTCTGGTGCTGGTATTGGAACAGTCTTTGGCAGCCTTATCATTGGTTATGCCAG AAACCCTTCGCTGAAGCAGCAGCTGTTCTCATATGCTATCCTGGGATTTGCCTTGTCTGAAGCTATGGGTCTCTTTTGTTTGATGgttgctttcttgattttatttgccATGTAA